From a single Sulfolobus sp. E5-1-F genomic region:
- the ilvD gene encoding dihydroxy-acid dehydratase has protein sequence MPTKLNSPSRYHGVYNAPHRAFLRSVGLTDEEIGKPLVAIATAWSEAGPCNFHTLTLARVAKEGAKEAGLSPLAFPTMVINDNIGMGSEGMRYSLVSRDLIADMIEAQFNAHAFDGLVGIGGCDKTEPGILMAMARLNVPSIYIYGGSAEPGYFMGKRLTIEDVHEAIGAYLAKRITEDELYEIEKRAHPTLGTCSGLFTANTMASMSEALGMALPGSASPTATSSRRVMYVRETGKALGSLIENGIKARDILTFEAFENAITTLMAMGGSTNAVLHLLAIAYEAGVKLTLDDFNRISRRTPYIASMKPGGDYVMADLDEVGGVPVVLKKLLDAGLLHGDVLTVTGKTMKKNLEEYKYPNVPHSHIVRDVNNPIKPRGGIVILKGSLAPEGAVIKVAATSLVKFEGKAKVYNSEDDAFKGVQSGEVREGEVVIIRYEGPKGAPGMPEMLRVTAAIMGASLNNVALVTDGRFSGATRGPMVGHVAPEAMVGGPIAIVEDGDTVIIDVENERLDLKLPEEEIKNRLKKWSPPQPRYKSGLLAKYASLVSQASMGAVTKPV, from the coding sequence ATGCCAACAAAATTGAATAGTCCCTCAAGATATCATGGAGTATATAATGCTCCACATAGGGCATTTTTAAGATCTGTTGGTTTAACAGATGAAGAGATAGGTAAACCATTAGTTGCCATAGCTACAGCATGGAGTGAAGCGGGGCCTTGTAACTTCCACACACTAACGTTAGCGAGAGTAGCTAAAGAGGGTGCAAAAGAAGCTGGTTTATCTCCATTAGCATTTCCAACAATGGTAATTAACGATAACATTGGAATGGGATCTGAGGGAATGAGGTATAGTTTAGTTAGCAGGGACTTAATAGCAGACATGATAGAGGCACAATTTAATGCTCATGCATTCGATGGATTAGTGGGTATTGGAGGTTGTGATAAGACAGAGCCCGGTATATTAATGGCAATGGCTAGGTTAAATGTTCCTTCAATTTACATTTATGGCGGATCAGCTGAGCCAGGATACTTTATGGGTAAAAGGTTAACAATAGAAGACGTGCATGAGGCAATAGGTGCTTATTTAGCAAAGAGAATAACGGAAGATGAGTTATACGAAATAGAGAAAAGGGCTCATCCTACATTAGGAACTTGTTCTGGGTTATTTACAGCTAACACTATGGCCTCAATGTCAGAGGCATTAGGAATGGCATTACCAGGGAGCGCATCACCAACTGCTACCTCATCAAGAAGGGTAATGTATGTAAGAGAAACGGGAAAAGCTTTAGGTAGTTTAATTGAAAACGGAATAAAGGCTAGGGATATATTGACTTTTGAGGCCTTTGAGAATGCGATAACAACGCTAATGGCAATGGGTGGTTCAACAAATGCAGTACTACACCTATTGGCAATAGCTTATGAGGCAGGAGTGAAATTAACCTTAGATGATTTTAATAGAATTTCCAGAAGAACACCCTATATTGCAAGTATGAAACCTGGTGGAGATTATGTGATGGCTGATTTAGATGAAGTTGGAGGCGTTCCAGTAGTTTTAAAGAAGCTATTAGATGCTGGACTTCTTCATGGTGATGTTTTAACAGTTACTGGAAAGACTATGAAGAAAAACCTTGAAGAATACAAGTATCCCAACGTACCCCACAGTCATATAGTTAGAGATGTCAATAATCCGATTAAGCCCAGAGGAGGTATAGTTATATTAAAGGGATCATTGGCTCCAGAAGGTGCTGTTATAAAAGTAGCTGCAACCAGCCTTGTTAAATTTGAAGGAAAGGCTAAGGTTTACAATTCCGAGGATGACGCTTTTAAGGGTGTTCAAAGTGGGGAAGTTAGGGAAGGTGAAGTAGTAATTATAAGATATGAAGGTCCTAAGGGTGCTCCTGGGATGCCAGAAATGTTAAGAGTTACAGCAGCAATCATGGGAGCAAGTTTGAATAACGTTGCCTTAGTTACTGATGGTAGATTTTCAGGGGCAACTAGGGGGCCAATGGTAGGTCATGTAGCACCAGAGGCAATGGTAGGCGGGCCGATTGCAATAGTTGAAGATGGGGATACTGTAATAATTGATGTTGAAAACGAAAGGTTGGACTTAAAGTTACCTGAGGAGGAGATAAAGAATAGACTAAAGAAATGGTCTCCCCCACAGCCTAGGTATAAATCTGGACTATTGGCGAAATATGCTTCTCTAGTCTCGCAAGCTTCTATGGGTGCTGTAACTAAACCTGTATAA
- a CDS encoding carboxypeptidase M32 yields the protein MYEDIWAIEHAISLLDWDIQTYMPQSGIEARGEALARLSNLRRKLLLSIRSNVEKLEPKNDVERGLKRVLDREYKYYDAVPEELEMKLRRITSEATVVWRNAKAKGDFNTFRPYLEQIVEIEREIANRLGYKDHPYSALLDMYEEGFTVSDADSVFNQLLPNLSKILDKVDDKFTRKYHFEDDRYDVFQMSKIIEKIAYDVLKMPRDRFRIDVSPHPFTTSMSRNDVRITVRYEGYDFKRVLYSLIHESGHAIYELQIDPSLEYSPLSRAPSMGLHESQSRFWENIVGRSYEFVKTIYPLLSVKDSVDDVYYYVNGVKRQPIRVDADEVTYNFHIAIRYEIEKKAIEGSLEVNEFPSLFNDLMDKYLNIRPKNDGEGVLQDVHWSQGSFGYFPTYTLGNVIAGMVYYHMKREVGFDISNVEKMKEWLREKIHKYGAIYSVKELQMRSFGETYNPSRLLDYLKEKYNA from the coding sequence ATGTATGAAGATATTTGGGCAATTGAGCACGCAATAAGTTTACTGGATTGGGATATTCAAACTTACATGCCCCAATCTGGAATTGAGGCAAGAGGAGAGGCTTTAGCAAGGTTAAGTAACTTGAGAAGGAAACTATTATTAAGTATTAGAAGTAATGTGGAGAAGTTAGAGCCTAAAAATGACGTTGAAAGAGGCTTAAAACGAGTATTAGATAGGGAATATAAGTATTATGATGCTGTACCAGAAGAATTAGAAATGAAACTTCGCAGAATAACATCAGAAGCTACAGTAGTTTGGAGAAATGCTAAAGCTAAGGGAGATTTTAACACTTTTAGACCTTATTTAGAGCAAATAGTTGAAATCGAGAGAGAGATAGCGAATAGATTAGGCTATAAAGATCATCCATATAGCGCTCTCTTGGATATGTATGAGGAAGGATTTACTGTTTCCGATGCAGATAGCGTATTTAATCAATTACTACCCAATTTGTCAAAGATTCTTGACAAAGTCGATGATAAGTTTACTAGAAAGTATCATTTTGAAGATGATAGATACGATGTTTTTCAAATGAGTAAAATTATAGAGAAGATAGCTTATGACGTACTAAAGATGCCTAGGGATAGATTTAGGATTGACGTTTCTCCTCATCCCTTCACTACCTCAATGAGTAGAAACGATGTTAGAATAACAGTTAGGTATGAAGGGTATGATTTTAAGAGAGTCTTATATTCTCTAATACATGAAAGTGGTCATGCAATATATGAGTTACAAATAGACCCAAGCTTAGAATACTCTCCTCTATCCAGAGCTCCTTCCATGGGTCTTCATGAATCGCAGTCCAGATTTTGGGAGAACATAGTGGGAAGAAGCTATGAGTTCGTTAAGACTATTTATCCCTTGCTTAGCGTTAAAGACAGTGTTGATGATGTATATTACTACGTTAATGGGGTAAAAAGGCAACCAATAAGGGTTGATGCAGACGAAGTCACATATAACTTTCATATAGCAATCAGATATGAAATTGAAAAGAAGGCAATAGAGGGTAGTTTAGAGGTTAACGAGTTCCCCTCACTATTTAATGACTTGATGGATAAATATCTGAATATAAGACCTAAAAATGATGGAGAGGGAGTTTTACAAGACGTTCATTGGAGTCAAGGCTCTTTCGGATATTTTCCAACTTACACATTAGGGAATGTTATAGCTGGTATGGTTTACTATCACATGAAGAGGGAGGTTGGTTTTGATATTAGTAATGTGGAGAAGATGAAGGAATGGCTAAGGGAGAAAATTCATAAATATGGAGCTATATATTCAGTAAAGGAGTTGCAAATGAGGTCATTTGGTGAGACGTATAACCCATCTAGACTATTAGATTATTTGAAAGAAAAATATAATGCATGA
- a CDS encoding helix-turn-helix transcriptional regulator: MKILLLLLLPLITVPVIISHSSVLNIYYNGTVEAELSGNVNQFVLIGHNITNLKVIGAKYNLSGNILYLTPTTTNTTVFIYYNAILPKGVIQINEHYNATINVYLPLNSSISYISPQPYSFNIIGNNYNITFINTNNVILLYTFSSHISTTQNEIELPIIIGGLIGSDAALITLILFLLRRKSVEIKEEEESVDFVPEVLDERDTIVLEAIKMGTNTLAEIVRQTGLPKSTAYRRVKKLVKLGYIEEIREEGKIRYVVKSDKK, encoded by the coding sequence ATGAAGATTTTGCTATTATTACTCTTACCATTGATAACAGTTCCAGTAATCATTTCACACTCCTCAGTCTTGAACATCTACTATAACGGTACTGTGGAGGCTGAACTTAGTGGAAACGTCAATCAATTTGTCCTAATAGGGCATAATATAACGAATCTTAAGGTCATTGGAGCTAAATACAACTTGTCTGGAAATATATTGTATCTTACTCCTACTACTACTAATACTACTGTCTTCATTTACTACAATGCCATATTACCTAAGGGGGTTATCCAAATTAATGAGCACTATAATGCTACAATCAATGTTTATCTGCCTCTTAACTCATCAATCAGTTATATTTCTCCGCAACCCTATAGTTTTAATATTATAGGCAATAATTATAATATTACTTTTATTAACACGAATAACGTGATTTTGCTCTATACCTTTTCTTCCCATATATCTACAACCCAAAATGAAATAGAACTTCCTATAATAATAGGGGGCTTGATAGGTAGCGATGCAGCCTTGATAACACTAATTCTATTCCTGTTAAGGAGAAAAAGCGTAGAAATTAAGGAGGAAGAGGAAAGTGTAGATTTCGTCCCAGAGGTGTTGGATGAAAGGGATACTATCGTGTTAGAGGCGATAAAAATGGGTACCAATACGTTAGCTGAAATAGTGAGACAGACCGGTTTACCTAAATCTACCGCATATAGGAGAGTTAAGAAGTTAGTTAAGCTAGGATATATAGAGGAGATAAGAGAGGAAGGTAAGATTAGATATGTCGTAAAAAGTGATAAAAAATAA
- a CDS encoding helix-turn-helix domain-containing protein: MIKSYTIMLSHNDWSRYTEKFNEEELYVKVIRRIPSLDGLTENVMGVIYAKDKELYKQIIKMLGRNATTIDFRIVNEYKNKSGIRAIYASIESLRGRIAERLLRDCRIFSMSETIYEGMERWSIIADSENFIKIIPEVKELTYEFKIIEESSNPFLSVKEELTPRELSILKLALDKGYFETPKRIGLEELANELGVSKPAIMQVLRKAISKLVEKSIRDF, from the coding sequence ATGATAAAAAGTTACACCATAATGCTCTCGCACAATGATTGGAGCCGTTATACTGAGAAATTTAACGAAGAGGAATTATATGTAAAGGTTATAAGGAGAATTCCTTCATTAGATGGACTCACTGAAAACGTTATGGGCGTAATTTACGCTAAGGATAAGGAATTATATAAGCAAATAATTAAAATGCTTGGTAGAAATGCAACTACAATTGATTTTAGAATAGTAAACGAGTACAAAAACAAATCTGGTATCAGAGCAATATATGCGTCAATAGAGAGTCTTAGAGGCAGAATAGCTGAAAGGTTGTTAAGGGATTGTAGAATTTTTAGCATGTCTGAAACTATATATGAAGGAATGGAAAGATGGAGTATAATTGCTGACTCTGAAAATTTCATCAAGATTATACCAGAAGTGAAAGAGCTAACTTACGAGTTTAAAATTATTGAGGAATCATCAAATCCTTTCCTTTCAGTTAAGGAAGAACTGACACCTAGAGAATTATCAATTCTGAAGTTAGCCCTTGATAAGGGATACTTCGAAACCCCTAAAAGAATAGGATTAGAGGAATTAGCAAATGAGTTGGGTGTTTCTAAACCAGCTATAATGCAAGTTTTAAGAAAAGCCATTTCGAAGTTAGTCGAAAAAAGTATAAGAGATTTTTAA
- a CDS encoding ATP-binding cassette domain-containing protein, translated as MIRAVNVSKIFHGSFVVVDVNLDIYDNDRIGIIGVHNSGKTVLLQMLAGDMKPTKGKVYLEDKRKIAYIPQVPKFIPTLSVKDVIGYVNKEYRYLDLVGLDGSKKVKNLSLDEKKRLSLALSLPFSPNHLIVDDLSQISFLTRDLIRRFKGCVVIAHHNLKDIWDLIDRVVILSKGRVVFDGPKDKLLYKVIRFENNEVWESKDDNSIESELDKRGTKYEIVEVTPDETFLHFYAGI; from the coding sequence GTGATAAGAGCAGTAAACGTAAGTAAAATTTTTCATGGAAGTTTCGTAGTAGTTGATGTTAATCTAGATATTTACGATAACGATAGAATAGGAATTATAGGCGTTCATAACTCGGGGAAGACTGTGTTACTTCAAATGTTAGCTGGGGATATGAAACCGACTAAAGGTAAAGTGTATTTAGAAGACAAGAGAAAGATTGCCTATATACCTCAAGTACCCAAATTTATACCAACTCTCAGTGTAAAAGATGTAATTGGTTATGTTAATAAGGAGTATCGGTATTTAGACCTTGTTGGCTTAGATGGGAGCAAAAAAGTTAAGAATTTATCCCTAGATGAGAAAAAGAGATTATCCTTAGCTCTTTCATTACCTTTTTCTCCTAACCATCTCATAGTTGATGACTTATCTCAAATTTCTTTTCTGACTAGAGATTTAATAAGGAGATTTAAAGGGTGTGTGGTAATTGCTCATCATAACCTTAAAGATATATGGGATCTAATAGATAGGGTTGTAATTCTGTCTAAAGGTAGGGTCGTTTTTGATGGTCCTAAGGATAAATTACTGTACAAGGTTATAAGATTTGAGAATAATGAGGTATGGGAAAGTAAAGACGATAATAGTATCGAGAGTGAATTGGATAAACGAGGAACTAAGTATGAGATTGTTGAAGTGACACCAGATGAGACTTTCTTACATTTTTACGCAGGAATTTAA